A genomic segment from Bacteroidota bacterium encodes:
- a CDS encoding outer membrane beta-barrel protein translates to MKKSIFLYLMGFLLSQVTRAQKTSYGLKAGLNLIPIETPSVDYGKVLKPGLNAGIYFNYKFNKHLSLQPELYYTYKTSSYSRTDTTSLLKIVQMLDVVNTDDLAGFLGYFDLNVYQRTEARVNMNYIELPLILTYSAFNFLDLSLGVYGSYLVSAKSFITYKEDIPLLDATHLIDSFPQAGFVIQSLYPAYKEAQTSEMPSKNRFSSFDLGFTGNISFKMENDLCISFRYTRGMWNYNEETFSSKNAHSAYQIILSYPLSNFYVRVKPKINKPSFG, encoded by the coding sequence ATGAAAAAATCAATTTTTTTGTATTTAATGGGATTTCTTCTTTCCCAGGTTACCAGGGCACAAAAAACTTCTTATGGATTGAAAGCTGGTTTAAATTTAATACCTATTGAAACCCCATCCGTTGATTATGGGAAGGTATTAAAACCGGGACTAAATGCAGGAATTTATTTTAATTACAAATTTAATAAACACCTTAGCCTGCAACCAGAGTTATATTATACATACAAAACAAGCAGTTACTCAAGAACTGACACTACTTCTTTGCTTAAAATTGTTCAAATGTTAGATGTTGTTAACACTGATGATTTGGCAGGTTTTCTTGGTTATTTTGATTTGAATGTTTACCAGAGAACTGAGGCAAGAGTAAACATGAATTATATAGAATTGCCACTAATATTAACCTATTCTGCTTTTAATTTTTTAGATCTTAGCTTAGGGGTTTATGGCTCCTACCTTGTTTCAGCAAAAAGTTTTATAACCTACAAAGAAGATATACCATTACTAGATGCAACTCATTTAATAGATTCATTTCCACAAGCCGGTTTTGTAATTCAAAGCCTATATCCTGCATATAAGGAAGCACAAACCTCCGAAATGCCATCTAAAAACAGGTTCAGTTCATTTGATTTAGGTTTTACAGGTAATATTTCTTTCAAAATGGAAAATGACCTTTGCATTAGTTTTAGGTACACAAGAGGGATGTGGAATTACAATGAAGAAACATTTTCAAGCAAAAATGCACATTCTGCCTATCAAATTATACTTTCCTATCCCTTAAGTAATTTTTATGTCCGGGTTAAGCCTAAAATAAACAAACCTAGTTTTGGTTAA
- the serC gene encoding 3-phosphoserine/phosphohydroxythreonine transaminase — MTKVHNFSAGPGILPAEVLKEASESVLNFNNLNLSLLEISHRSKDFIQVMDEAIALTKELLDLSDEYSVLFLGGGASLQFAMVPYNLLTNDGYAAYVNTGVWATKAINESQIIGNTAVIATSEDKKFSYIPTGYKIPSDADYLHVTSNNTIYGTQMQDFPDSPVPLVCDMSSDIFSRKIDGNKFGLIYAGAQKNMGPAGATMVAVKNELLGKTNMEMLSMLDYRVHIKSESMYNTPPVFPVYVSMLTLRWLKKNGGLQWIEKVNTEKAATLYAEIDRNSMFVGTVEKNSRSKMNVTFILKNAGFEPEFDKLAKEANLSGLKGHRDVGGYRASLYNALPLESVKVLVDVMKTFEAKFA; from the coding sequence ATGACAAAAGTTCATAATTTCAGTGCAGGCCCAGGGATTTTACCTGCTGAAGTACTTAAGGAAGCTTCAGAATCAGTTTTAAATTTCAATAATCTTAATCTTTCTCTGCTTGAAATATCCCATCGAAGTAAAGATTTTATCCAGGTAATGGATGAGGCAATTGCTCTTACTAAAGAACTATTAGATCTTTCTGATGAGTATTCTGTTTTGTTTTTAGGTGGTGGGGCTTCTTTGCAGTTTGCCATGGTTCCTTATAATTTGTTAACCAATGATGGTTATGCAGCTTATGTGAATACAGGGGTATGGGCAACAAAAGCCATTAATGAGTCACAAATAATAGGAAATACTGCAGTTATTGCAACTTCTGAGGATAAAAAATTCAGTTACATCCCAACTGGATATAAAATTCCATCTGATGCGGATTACCTTCACGTTACCTCCAACAATACTATTTACGGAACACAAATGCAAGATTTTCCAGATAGCCCAGTGCCACTTGTGTGTGATATGTCTTCTGATATTTTTAGCAGAAAAATTGATGGAAATAAGTTTGGATTAATTTATGCCGGTGCACAAAAAAACATGGGGCCTGCGGGAGCAACTATGGTGGCTGTAAAAAATGAACTTTTAGGAAAAACTAATATGGAAATGCTTTCTATGCTGGATTACAGAGTTCATATCAAAAGCGAATCTATGTATAATACTCCTCCGGTTTTCCCAGTTTATGTTTCAATGCTTACTCTTAGATGGCTGAAAAAAAACGGTGGTCTGCAATGGATTGAAAAAGTAAATACGGAAAAAGCAGCCACATTATATGCCGAAATCGACAGAAACTCCATGTTTGTTGGCACGGTTGAAAAGAACAGCCGTTCTAAAATGAATGTTACTTTTATTCTAAAAAATGCTGGATTTGAACCAGAATTTGATAAATTGGCAAAAGAGGCGAATTTAAGTGGTCTGAAAGGACATCGTGATGTGGGTGGATACCGCGCATCTTTATACAATGCATTACCTCTTGAGAGTGTAAAAGTACTTGTTGATGTAATGAAGACTTTTGAAGCAAAGTTTGCCTAA
- a CDS encoding D-2-hydroxyacid dehydrogenase produces the protein MKILANDGIDDKGKFLLEQAGFKVETQNVPQDKLIDFLNTEKFSALTVRSATKVRKDLIDACPGLKLIARGGVGMDNIDVEYALKKGISVVNTPAASSYSVAELVMAHLFSMVRFLYDSNREMPVNGAANFQVLKKKYALGSELRGKTLGIIGFGRIGQAVAKYAIGIGMSIKAYDPFCKSAEVILEFYNGSTHSIKVQTVSIEEVLNLSDFITLHVPGGEIIGKKEFSIMKQGVAIVNTARGGVINEKDLVEALNAGFVSHAALDVFENEPAPNEELLKHPKISLTPHIGAATNEAQERIGVELAEKIIEILKN, from the coding sequence ATAAAAATACTTGCCAATGATGGCATTGACGATAAAGGAAAGTTTTTACTTGAACAGGCAGGATTTAAAGTTGAAACACAAAATGTACCCCAGGATAAATTGATTGATTTTCTTAACACAGAAAAATTTTCTGCACTAACTGTGCGAAGTGCTACTAAAGTTAGAAAGGATTTAATTGACGCCTGCCCGGGATTAAAACTTATAGCCAGAGGTGGTGTTGGCATGGATAATATTGATGTTGAATATGCTTTAAAAAAAGGTATTTCTGTGGTTAATACTCCTGCCGCTTCCAGTTATTCAGTTGCTGAACTTGTTATGGCCCATTTGTTTTCAATGGTTCGCTTTCTATATGATTCTAACAGGGAAATGCCTGTAAATGGTGCTGCTAATTTCCAGGTTTTAAAGAAAAAATATGCACTTGGTTCTGAATTAAGAGGAAAAACCCTGGGAATAATCGGATTTGGAAGAATAGGACAAGCTGTGGCAAAATATGCAATAGGCATTGGAATGAGTATTAAAGCTTATGATCCATTTTGCAAATCTGCAGAGGTTATACTTGAATTTTATAATGGTTCAACCCATTCAATAAAGGTTCAAACTGTTTCTATAGAAGAGGTTTTAAATCTTTCTGATTTTATTACTTTACACGTTCCGGGAGGAGAAATTATAGGTAAAAAAGAATTCTCAATTATGAAACAAGGCGTTGCAATTGTTAATACCGCTCGAGGTGGGGTAATAAATGAAAAAGATCTTGTTGAGGCATTAAATGCGGGTTTTGTATCTCATGCTGCTTTAGATGTATTTGAAAATGAACCTGCCCCTAATGAAGAACTTCTTAAACATCCTAAAATATCACTTACTCCCCACATTGGCGCTGCTACCAATGAGGCTCAAGAGAGAATAGGGGTTGAACTTGCGGAAAAAATCATTGAAATTTTAAAAAATTAA
- a CDS encoding DUF1015 domain-containing protein — protein sequence MAVIKPFKGIRPSPDKVHLVASRPIDTYKPEELEAKLKENPYTFLRIIKPDFGKKTRSKPGSIELLNKIKSNFISFIKEGIFIQDNQECLYIYSQEKNGRSHTGIIGCASIDDYFNGVIKIHEQTITHKEETLKKYLEICDFNAEPVCLTYPADNQINEIINEIINNQPVYDFSTTNKNRHKLWLVNNPHKIQAIVDLFKRMPAIYIADGHHRSASSALLGRAKRQYYKDYSGQEPFNFFMSIYFAEDQVQILDFNRVVIDLNGLSQIDFLQKVSLNFKIEEIGTQIYKPNKLHNFSMYLGGKWYSLISPEGTFNKADSTAILDASILSENILGPVLGINDLRTDKRIGFISGALGLEELKNQVDSGKMKVGFALFPVTMDQIKAVANEGKSMPPKSTWVEPKLRNGLTIYSLS from the coding sequence ATGGCTGTTATAAAACCTTTTAAAGGAATCAGGCCATCACCTGACAAAGTTCATCTTGTTGCTTCAAGGCCTATAGATACTTATAAACCCGAAGAGCTGGAAGCCAAGCTAAAAGAAAACCCTTACACTTTTTTACGTATTATTAAACCCGATTTTGGTAAAAAGACAAGGAGTAAACCTGGTTCAATTGAATTATTAAATAAAATAAAATCCAATTTCATATCTTTTATCAAAGAGGGAATTTTCATTCAGGATAACCAGGAATGCCTTTACATATACAGCCAGGAGAAAAATGGACGTTCACATACTGGCATTATCGGTTGTGCCAGCATTGATGATTATTTCAACGGAGTAATCAAAATTCATGAACAAACAATAACTCACAAAGAGGAAACGCTCAAAAAATATCTTGAAATATGTGATTTTAATGCAGAACCTGTTTGTCTAACTTATCCTGCCGATAATCAGATAAATGAAATTATAAATGAAATCATAAATAATCAGCCGGTTTATGATTTTAGCACAACCAACAAAAACAGGCATAAACTATGGCTTGTTAACAATCCCCACAAAATTCAGGCAATTGTTGACTTATTTAAAAGGATGCCTGCAATTTACATAGCTGATGGTCACCATCGCTCTGCTTCCTCTGCCCTGCTTGGAAGAGCAAAAAGGCAATATTATAAAGATTATTCGGGACAGGAGCCTTTTAATTTTTTCATGTCTATTTATTTTGCTGAAGATCAGGTTCAAATATTAGATTTCAATCGTGTAGTGATTGATTTGAATGGTTTATCTCAAATTGATTTTTTACAAAAGGTCTCTCTTAATTTTAAAATCGAAGAAATAGGAACCCAGATTTATAAACCAAATAAATTACATAATTTCAGCATGTATTTGGGAGGAAAATGGTACAGCTTAATTTCTCCCGAAGGCACTTTCAATAAAGCAGATTCAACTGCTATACTTGATGCTTCTATTTTATCGGAAAATATTTTGGGCCCTGTATTAGGGATTAATGATTTGAGGACAGATAAACGCATTGGATTTATTAGTGGTGCATTGGGTCTTGAAGAATTAAAAAACCAGGTAGACAGTGGAAAAATGAAAGTGGGATTCGCACTATTTCCAGTAACCATGGATCAAATAAAAGCAGTTGCCAATGAAGGAAAATCCATGCCTCCAAAATCAACATGGGTAGAACCTAAGTTAAGAAATGGTTTAACTATTTACAGTTTATCCTGA